The genomic DNA CGCTATCAAACCAGCTTTGGCGCGCACAACCACCGCAGCAAGCGCGACACCCCATTGCCCGAACACATTCGCCTCATCACCGACTACTTCCGCGATGCGGGATATTACACCTGCAACAGCCCGGGACCGCCCTTTGACAAACCCGGCAAAACCGACTTCAACTTCCAGCGCAATGGCGTCTTTGACGGCATCGACTGGACCCAGCGCGCCGAGGGCCAGCCCTTTTACGCCCAGAACAACATCACCGACACCCATCGCAACTTCACGCCCGACCCGCAAAACCCCGTCGATCCCGACGCCGTAGAAATCCCACCTTATTATCCCGACCATCCCCTCATCAGAAAAGACTGGGCAATGTATCTCGAAAGCGCTCAGGTCTTCGACCGCAAAGTCGGCCAGGTACTCCAGCGCCTCGAAGACGAAGGCGTCGCCGACAACACCATCGTCTTCCTCATCGCCGATCACGGACGCGCGCACATCCGCGACAAACAATTCCTGTACGACGGCGGCATCCGCATACCCTGTATTGTGCGCTGGCCCGGACACATCGACGCAGGCGTCGTAAGCGACGAACTCGTCAGCGGCATAGACCTTGCGCCCACCGCACTCTCGCTCGCGGGTTTAG from Gemmatimonadota bacterium includes the following:
- a CDS encoding sulfatase, which produces MPDKPNILWIYGEDLYPNLACYGTPAVQTPNIDKLASEGTLFTNAFVTCPVCSPSRSAIITGRYQTSFGAHNHRSKRDTPLPEHIRLITDYFRDAGYYTCNSPGPPFDKPGKTDFNFQRNGVFDGIDWTQRAEGQPFYAQNNITDTHRNFTPDPQNPVDPDAVEIPPYYPDHPLIRKDWAMYLESAQVFDRKVGQVLQRLEDEGVADNTIVFLIADHGRAHIRDKQFLYDGGIRIPCIVRWPGHIDAGVVSDELVSGIDLAPTALSLAGLEVPPEMEGNIFLGPDAKSRSEIYSARDRCDGTVDRIRCVRTKNYKDIRNYHPDRPYMKFNRYEY